The region aacatatgCCATTGAGTAGAAACAAGGGTTACACAGAAATAGCCTGTATTTTCTGCAGACCTTTGTCCAGTAAGAAATGTTTGGTTTAGGCATTTCAAGGCTTTAGAGtgctaagaaaatatttccaataaGAAACTACCCAgaccttccctttcttcccacGACAGCTTAATTTCTTGAAGAGCCCTTCTGGGAGAGCTTTTTGGAGATCCAAGTGCACTCCGAGGACCAGATTGTCTTGTGTACACAATGGCTGGCTTCCTCCAAGAGTGCTCGAGGTTTGTGCCTTGCAGCTGCCCCTTCAAAAGCCACATGGAATCTCCTATTCCACCAGATTTATCCTGGCCTCTGTTATTTCAAGACTTTATTATCCTTTCTAATGACTTGCCTTTTATAGAAGGCAGCCTCACTGCTTTGCAGCTTCCTGCTTCCCACtggaactttttttaaaaattagcacCGTATTTAACAACAGTGGCTTTTTGGTAGAGGGATCACTGCAATTCTCACCCAGGCGAGTATTTGGCAGTCCATCTGAGCATTCTGTCTGGCAGACTTTTAACTCTGTGTTCTAAAAATGGggttaaaaatcttttctcctttcgttttttgttgttttggttttttttttccccccagtgccTTGGGACAGTCATGCAAATGTGTGTCCCCTAAGGACTGAACCTAGTGTGAGCTCCTTCACAGCAAAGGCCAATGCAAGGAACTCTCCACACTTTTCCGTGATGGCTCTTTCCTTCTCGTTGAGCCTGATCACGTCCTGTCCCTGGGGCTCTCTGGAGAGCTTTCTACTTCTCACAGACATGATTAATTTTTACGCTTTGCTCAAATCTTCCGTAGCCTGCCTTTCACCTGTAACTTTCCAGAGCTTGTATTCTTTTTTACTCTCTCATCTCTATGCAATGTTCACTTCCTTTAAGGTCTTGCCACTTCAGGTGTTCATTTCCACTCCCCTGTATGAGCACACCACCTTTTTTTAAGGCCAGCCTACCTCTCGTTTCCCTTTTGACATTAAAGTTACTGCTTTTGCTCTCGCCAGGACAGTCTGACCAGTAATTACGGCTCTGTGGCCCCTCATTTGTTAGCTGTGAGCTAAGCCCTGTGCATGGTTCAGGAGTCACTTGGGTAACACACAGTGTTTCACCATCCCACTGCCTCCACCAAGCTTCTGAGGTCCAGCCCGATGATTAAAACACTTCTACAGAAGCAACGACAAGGGATCCCAGCTCCTTCCGCTTGCTACATCCAAGTCACTGACACAGGAACCACGGGTGAGGTCAAAGACGAGAAAACCCTGGAAAGCAGCGTTACCCGGAGCACTGGGGCTCTGGCCAGCTGGGAATTCGGGAGTCACGTAAGTCCTGTGTCCCAGCTGCGGAGCTGCCAAGTTCCTCGACCCCAAGCACAAGGCCTGAGAACGGCCGTGGCTGGGACACGGTGCTGCTCCTCGTGCCCGCTCTGTGGCCGTGGCGGGGACGCGCTCCCCTTCCAGCacccgggcagggcaggggcatcCCCACGCCAGGACATGCACAGCACTGGCCTCACCTCTTGCACACGCAGAGGACCCTTGGGAACAGGGCTGAGCTCCGGTTCACACGGAAAGCCCAGAGGAGCCAGCGGTGACAGGTGTTTTCAAGCCAATACAGGTATTTGTGTGGCATTTATGCTACCGCAGGCACTAAAGTGACAGCCTGGATCTGAACAGCGGCCCCGCTGCACCCCGAGCAGATTGGCGAGGACAAGGCACATGCTGCGTGTTTGCAGGGACCTACTGCGGGCAAAGCCAGCGCCCCAGGCACATCAACTGCTGCAGAGGTTCCAGGAGCTCCGCCATCCGAGCAGCGCTGGTGCCACTGTGTGCTCTGCGGGCTGCAGCCTCAGCACAGCCAGCTGTGcgctctgctttcctctgtcCGTCTGCAGCACGGCCGCTTGCCCGCGTGtattcataaaatcatagaatggtttgggttggaagggaccttaaagaccatctagttccaacccccctgccatgggcagggacaccctccaccagaccaggttgcccaaagccccatccaacctggccttgaacactgccagggatggggcatccacagcttctctgggcaacctgtgccagtgcctcaccgccctcacagtaaagaatttctgtcTAACATCATTCCCTGAAGTGTAACCAAAAGACACAATCTGTGAATGGATGCGGGTGGGTTGGCAATGTGCAGGAGACAAACACAAATTCAACACCAAATTGGCACAAACAGACCAGTCACAGGATTTTATTTAAGGCCTGAATTCAAGAAATTGCCTGGATTACACCATTTATACGCAGATTCGCATGCTGGAtccaggctgcagagcacaTTGCTGCTCCTCACTCACCAGCCAGCACCTGCATTTTTTGATCACTTGACGGAATCAGCTGCCATGCAAAGAACTGCACCTCCATCTCCACAATACCCGTGCAAGCACCTCGCTCCTCTCCCACACACGCATTCATTCTTGGCCCAGAAGAGCATCTGAACGATGAATCAAGCTCTTTCCTGCCCATCCCTTTTGCTCTACGTGCCCTGCTGTGGCACTGCCTTTCCCAGCTTGTGGATGGCCGCGTTCTCCAGCACCTCCACCTTCCCCTCGCCCGGCTGCAGCACGCTGGCCACCATAGCCCTGGCCACCGCTTCCACAGGCACCGAGTAAGCAGTGGGGAAGACCCGAGCCACAATGCCCAGAAACTGCTGGGCCATCCACTCCGCGGGGCGGGACTCTTGGCGCTTGCACAGCAGCACCCTGCAGAGCAAGGAGGTAAGGTGGGTCAGGTTGAAATcatccctggggaggggggcaaaGCTAGAGACTGGGTTGTCCAGCTGAGACAGGGGCCCAGCACAGCTTGCTAAACCTCGTGGGGGGCCCTGGGGCTTTGGCAGGGTCCCGAGACGTGACTGAGCCCCACAGTGCTGTCAAAACTAGGATGCCAGTTCTCCCAGGCAGCAAGAGCATAGTACAGCCGAAAGGATACAGGCAAGTATCTCCCCTGTGTAAGATCAAGGTCTGTGTAGAGATAAGCTTTGACCTATGTCGCCCAACCTCTGCTTTCAACCCATGCCTCTTCTCCTTGCATGGCACGTGACACTAGTGTTGGGACAGGCCATGGGAAACTGCTGTGCTTGCTCCCTGCACCATTGGGAAGCAGTGTGCTTGTCCAGGAGCTGCATCTGCACCTGGTGGCTTTATCCActtcccagcccttcccttccGCATCCCGtctctttctccatctcccagcctgctgccccGGGAACCCTCCACCTGAGTCCTGTGGCCTCCCTCCTCCACCTTATTACTCACGCTGGCCGGAGAATGGTACAGCGATCAAAACCAACAGCCTGGACCAGGTTCTCCACTTCTCCCTGTCAGAGCAGTCGGGCAGGATGAAAGGAGACAAGAATGACTGCAAGCACCATCCCTGCCGCCCCGTGAATTGGCAGGAGACAGTTGCTGAGCCGTGGGCAGGACGGCACTAACGCCAATGGAAAGCTGGTACAGGCCAGGCACCAGCCGGGCAGCGAGCAGCTCTCCAGGAAAAGGCAGCGTGGGGCGGGTGCCCAAGATGGACACACTGACCGTTAGTCAGCAGCGCACCCTTGCAACCATCACGCTAACTGCAACTGGCTGCTCCGGAGACAGCGTTTCGACAGTGTCCAGCCTGGGGATCCCGGCACACGACACTGGCAAACAGCAGCGAGTCCAGCAGAAGTTGGGGGCTGCAGTACGCAAcatatgggggaaaaaaccccttttgtGATAGGTATGGCCCCAcctggggagctggggcagcctCACCTGGCTGTGAAGCCATCCCAGCTTGGGGTTGTGGAGCTGGGATTACGCTGGAGACCCCAGCGGGTCTTGATGGTGGTTTGAAGAGGAAGACGGATGCCGCATGCGGGCGCTGTGCTGCTTTGGACGAAGCCAGTCGCGTGGCTGTCCTGCCAGCCCCCTTCCCTCACCCCCTCGTCCCCCAGCACCAGAAGGACTCTTGGAGCCATTTGCATCTCTTGAGACCTCAGCTCCTGCGTTCTTCCCGAGAGCCCCAGGAGGAGCCCACCCCAGCTGCCCCCTCACCTTCACGCGGAGGTAGAGGAAGCGGCTGTGCTGGTTTGCACCCTGGGAGGATTGCAGGACAAAGTGTTTGCAGCCCCCTGCCCGCGCCAGCTCCGCTGCCTGCGCGACGTAGTCCCGATCCACACGGACAAAGCCAGCCTGGgtgcaggggagaggagggtgagcgtggctggggagagggcaggCGGGACCCCTGCCCCCCGGGGGTCCCCACTCACCGCGCCAGCCTTGGCCCTGGTGGTGCCCAGGCAGCAGAACCCGACGTCGTGTCCCTGGAAGGCGGCGGCGTGCTCACCCAGCCGCTCGAAGTCCACCACCGCCTGCTCCTGCGGGGAGGCCGACGGTCAGCGCGCCCGCCCtggccgcccccccgccccgctcccccgggacccccggccccagccccgcgcaCCACGGCCGCCCGCGTCTCCTCGCCCAGGCTCAGCCGGCGCCGCCCGATCAGCGTGACCCTGGCGAAGAGCTGCCGGGCCAGCAGCTCCCGCAGCAGCGCCCGGCCCGTCTCCCCCGAGGCGCCCAGCACAAAGCAggccctgccgccgccgctgccgccgccggtAGCCGCCATGCCGAGGGAGCGGCGGCCGGGCTAGAGGCGGCGCGGTCGTGGGGCGGGCCCGGGTGTGGAGCGGCTGCGCCG is a window of Balearica regulorum gibbericeps isolate bBalReg1 chromosome 8, bBalReg1.pri, whole genome shotgun sequence DNA encoding:
- the HTATIP2 gene encoding protein HTATIP2 isoform X1 is translated as MAATGGGSGGGRACFVLGASGETGRALLRELLARQLFARVTLIGRRRLSLGEETRAAVEQAVVDFERLGEHAAAFQGHDVGFCCLGTTRAKAGAAGFVRVDRDYVAQAAELARAGGCKHFVLQSSQGANQHSRFLYLRVKGEVENLVQAVGFDRCTILRPAVLLCKRQESRPAEWMAQQFLGIVARVFPTAYSVPVEAVARAMVASVLQPGEGKVEVLENAAIHKLGKAVPQQGT
- the HTATIP2 gene encoding protein HTATIP2 isoform X2, producing the protein MAATGGGSGGGRACFVLGASGETGRALLRELLARQLFAREQAVVDFERLGEHAAAFQGHDVGFCCLGTTRAKAGAAGFVRVDRDYVAQAAELARAGGCKHFVLQSSQGANQHSRFLYLRVKGEVENLVQAVGFDRCTILRPAVLLCKRQESRPAEWMAQQFLGIVARVFPTAYSVPVEAVARAMVASVLQPGEGKVEVLENAAIHKLGKAVPQQGT